In Bradyrhizobium sp. 1(2017), one DNA window encodes the following:
- a CDS encoding ABC transporter permease, with translation MLGYLVRRIFAAVPVMGVVALFVFLLLRLTPGDPAAILAGDNATPERLERIRASLGLNEPLIVQFVTWVNKLLHGDLGTSLISNLPVMKMIAQRVEPSISIALSTIILAVVVAVPLGVIAAWKHGTWIDRFVMGLSVLGFSVPVFVVGYVLIEIFAINLRWVPVQGFRSIFNGFGPFFERIILPTCALSFIYIALIARMTRAAMLDVLGEDYVRTARAKGITEVAVMMRHALRNAAVPVITVIGTGFALLISGVVVTESVFNIPGIGRLTVDAVLARDYPVIQAMILLTSLIYVVVNLLIDVAYTLLDPRIRY, from the coding sequence TTGCTCGGATATCTCGTTCGCCGAATCTTCGCCGCCGTGCCCGTGATGGGCGTCGTCGCGCTGTTCGTCTTCCTGCTGCTCCGCCTCACCCCCGGCGATCCCGCCGCCATTCTCGCCGGCGACAACGCGACACCGGAACGGCTGGAACGCATCCGCGCCTCGCTCGGCCTCAACGAGCCCTTGATCGTGCAGTTCGTCACCTGGGTGAACAAGCTGCTGCACGGCGACCTCGGGACCTCGCTGATCTCCAACCTGCCGGTGATGAAGATGATCGCCCAGCGCGTCGAGCCGTCGATCTCGATCGCGCTGTCGACCATCATCCTCGCCGTCGTCGTCGCGGTACCCCTGGGCGTCATCGCGGCGTGGAAGCACGGCACCTGGATCGACCGCTTCGTGATGGGCCTTTCGGTGCTCGGCTTCTCGGTGCCGGTGTTCGTGGTCGGTTATGTCCTGATCGAGATCTTCGCGATCAATCTGCGCTGGGTGCCCGTGCAGGGCTTCCGCAGCATCTTCAACGGCTTTGGGCCGTTCTTCGAACGCATCATCCTGCCGACTTGCGCGCTCTCCTTCATCTACATCGCCCTGATCGCGCGCATGACGCGCGCGGCGATGCTCGACGTGCTCGGCGAAGATTACGTCCGCACCGCGCGCGCCAAGGGCATCACCGAGGTCGCGGTGATGATGCGGCATGCGCTGCGCAACGCCGCCGTGCCCGTGATCACCGTGATCGGCACCGGATTTGCGCTGCTAATCTCCGGCGTCGTCGTCACCGAGAGCGTGTTCAACATTCCCGGCATCGGCCGCCTCACCGTGGATGCGGTGCTGGCACGCGACTATCCGGTGATCCAGGCCATGATCCTGCTGACGTCGCTGATCTATGTCGTCGTCAATCTTCTGATCGACGTCGCCTATACGCTGCTCGATCCCCGGATCCGGTACTGA
- a CDS encoding ABC transporter permease, producing MSIDSLPQSSIPITSPLRPRFGFLTSTPIIATATVLLALIVVISILAPLIAPHDPIQLAPSQRLKPSSTQFPLGTDAYGRDLLSRVIYGGRISLLIGIGSAIFSVAIGLAIGLVSGFFKLVDAVMMRIMDGLMAMPSILLAIAVVSLSGASLWTVLIAITIPEIPRVARLVRSVVLSAREEPYVEAAISVGSSLPKIMWRHLMPNTVAPLIVQGTYVCASAILTEAILSFLGAGISPETPTWGNIMAEGRQFFQIKPSLIFWPGLLLSIAILSINLIGDAARDALDPRMKQREGK from the coding sequence ATGTCCATCGATAGCCTTCCCCAGTCGTCCATTCCGATCACGTCGCCGCTGCGGCCGCGCTTCGGATTCCTCACCTCGACGCCGATCATCGCGACGGCCACGGTCCTGCTCGCGCTGATCGTGGTGATCTCGATCCTGGCGCCCCTGATCGCGCCGCATGATCCGATCCAGCTCGCGCCCTCGCAGCGGCTGAAGCCGTCGTCGACGCAGTTCCCGCTCGGCACCGACGCCTACGGACGCGATCTCTTGTCGCGCGTCATCTATGGCGGCCGCATCTCGCTGCTGATCGGCATCGGCTCGGCAATCTTCTCGGTCGCCATCGGCCTTGCGATCGGTCTCGTCTCCGGCTTCTTCAAGCTGGTCGATGCCGTGATGATGCGGATCATGGACGGCCTGATGGCGATGCCGAGCATCCTGCTCGCGATCGCCGTGGTGTCGCTGTCCGGTGCCAGCCTCTGGACCGTGCTGATCGCGATCACGATCCCGGAGATTCCGCGGGTGGCGCGCCTGGTCCGCTCGGTGGTGCTGTCGGCACGCGAGGAGCCCTACGTCGAGGCCGCGATCTCGGTCGGCTCCAGCCTGCCGAAGATCATGTGGCGGCATCTGATGCCGAACACGGTCGCGCCGCTGATCGTCCAGGGCACCTATGTCTGCGCCTCCGCGATCCTGACCGAGGCCATCCTCTCCTTCCTCGGCGCCGGCATCTCGCCGGAGACGCCGACCTGGGGCAACATCATGGCCGAGGGCCGCCAGTTCTTCCAGATCAAGCCGTCGCTGATCTTCTGGCCGGGCCTGCTGCTTTCGATCGCCATCCTCAGCATCAATCTGATCGGCGATGCCGCCCGCGACGCCCTCGATCCGCGCATGAAGCAGCGGGAGGGGAAGTGA
- a CDS encoding ABC transporter ATP-binding protein, whose product MTNTILDINNLVVSVGKKPGGTKIIDGISIQVRERETLCLVGESGSGKSVTSLTTMGLLPKGTLVPTGGSVKLVGEELLTATDRRLRQLRATQMAMIFQEPMTALNPVVPVGRQIDEVLRAHTDLDAKARKKRILDMMEHVRLPQVERIFASYPHRLSGGQRQRIMIAMALVLEPKLLIADEPTTALDVTTQKQILTLIRDLQRDHGTAVLFITHDMGVVAEIADRVAVMRQGRLVETGPLETVLRNPTMEYTRNLLSSVPSLVPRPPREQSREPVVLEANDLSKVYKERAFFGKGREVVAADKVTLTLRKGRTLGIVGESGSGKSTVARCIVRLIDPTSGGVRLAGREIADISRRLLQPHRQKIQIVFQDPYRSLNPRVTVGESIAEGPVNYGVAHADAMKRARALLELVGLPADAVSRYPHQFSGGQRQRIAIARALALDPDVLVADEAVSALDVSVQAQVLELFDEIQKRLGIAILFITHDLRVAAQICDEVVVMQHGRVVEQGPAAEVLTHPKEAYTKALLDAAPGRDWDFANFRPVSEAVGATV is encoded by the coding sequence ATGACCAACACCATCCTCGACATCAACAACCTCGTCGTCTCCGTCGGAAAAAAGCCGGGCGGGACGAAGATCATCGACGGCATCTCGATCCAGGTGCGCGAACGCGAGACGCTGTGCCTCGTCGGCGAAAGCGGCTCGGGCAAGTCGGTGACGTCGCTCACCACGATGGGCCTGTTGCCGAAGGGCACGCTGGTGCCGACCGGTGGCAGCGTCAAGCTGGTCGGCGAGGAGCTGCTCACGGCGACAGACCGCCGCCTGCGCCAGCTCCGCGCCACGCAGATGGCGATGATCTTCCAGGAGCCGATGACCGCGCTCAATCCGGTGGTGCCGGTCGGCCGCCAGATCGACGAGGTGCTGCGCGCCCATACCGATCTCGACGCCAAGGCGCGCAAGAAGCGCATCCTCGACATGATGGAGCATGTCCGCCTGCCCCAGGTCGAGCGCATCTTCGCCTCCTACCCGCACCGCCTCTCCGGCGGCCAGCGCCAGCGCATCATGATCGCGATGGCCCTTGTGCTGGAGCCGAAGCTGCTCATTGCGGACGAGCCGACCACCGCGCTCGACGTCACCACGCAGAAGCAGATCCTGACGCTGATCCGCGACCTCCAGCGCGATCACGGCACAGCGGTGCTGTTCATCACCCACGACATGGGCGTTGTCGCGGAGATCGCCGACCGCGTCGCCGTGATGCGGCAGGGCCGCCTGGTCGAAACCGGCCCGCTCGAGACCGTGCTGCGCAATCCGACCATGGAATACACCCGCAACCTGCTCTCCTCGGTGCCGAGCCTGGTGCCGCGGCCGCCGCGCGAGCAAAGCCGCGAGCCCGTCGTGCTGGAGGCCAACGACCTCAGCAAGGTCTACAAGGAGCGCGCCTTCTTCGGCAAAGGCCGCGAGGTCGTCGCCGCCGACAAGGTGACGCTGACGCTGCGCAAGGGCCGCACGCTCGGCATCGTCGGCGAAAGCGGCTCGGGCAAGTCGACGGTCGCGCGTTGCATCGTGCGCCTGATCGATCCGACCTCCGGCGGCGTGCGCCTCGCCGGCCGCGAGATCGCCGATATCTCGCGCCGCCTGCTGCAGCCGCACCGGCAGAAGATCCAGATCGTGTTCCAGGATCCCTATCGCTCGCTCAATCCGCGCGTCACCGTCGGCGAGAGCATCGCGGAAGGCCCGGTCAATTACGGCGTGGCGCACGCCGATGCCATGAAGCGGGCGCGCGCGCTGCTCGAACTCGTCGGCCTGCCGGCCGATGCGGTGTCGCGCTATCCGCACCAGTTCTCCGGCGGCCAGCGCCAGCGCATCGCCATCGCGCGTGCGCTCGCGCTCGATCCCGACGTGCTGGTCGCGGACGAAGCCGTCTCCGCCCTCGACGTCTCGGTGCAGGCGCAGGTGCTGGAACTGTTCGACGAGATCCAGAAGCGGCTCGGCATCGCGATCCTGTTCATCACCCATGACCTTCGCGTCGCCGCGCAAATCTGCGACGAGGTCGTGGTGATGCAACACGGCCGCGTCGTCGAACAGGGCCCCGCCGCTGAAGTGCTGACGCATCCCAAGGAGGCCTACACCAAGGCGCTGCTCGATGCGGCTCCGGGACGCGACTGGGATTTTGCGAACTTCCGGCCGGTGTCTGAGGCTGTGGGGGCGACGGTGTAA
- a CDS encoding M81 family metallopeptidase translates to MTRIAVGGFLHETNTFAPTKATFADFQHGGGWPAMTEGADVLKVMRRINVGLAGFVDSAGEHGWELVPTIACGASPSAHVTKDAFERIVKVMVDGIAAAGPLDAVYLDLHGAMVTEHLDDGEGEILSRVRRVIGKDVPLVTSLDLHANVTPEMIAHADALIAYRTYPHIDMAETGRACARHLALLLNSKQRFAKSFRQLPFLIPISWQCTNDQPTKGIYEKLAALESDAVPTLSFAPGFPAADFRDCGPSVFAYAATQVDADRAADAIVKLIESHEDDFDGRIWSPDDGVRHAMELSRNASKPIIIADTQDNPGAGGDSDTTGMLRALVRNKASAATGAIYDPVSAKAAHEAGVGATVTLSLGGKSGIAGDEPYTETFVVEKLSDGRFIAPGPYYGGRAMEMGPSACLRIGDVRVVVSSHKAQLADQAMYRYVGIEPTREKILVNKSSVHFRADFEPIAETLMICAAPGAMPADTATLPWTRLRPGIRIKPNGPAFTPPSR, encoded by the coding sequence ATGACACGTATCGCCGTCGGCGGCTTCCTGCACGAGACCAACACCTTCGCTCCAACGAAGGCGACGTTCGCCGATTTCCAGCATGGCGGCGGCTGGCCGGCGATGACTGAAGGGGCCGACGTCCTGAAAGTGATGCGGCGCATCAATGTCGGCCTTGCCGGCTTCGTCGACAGCGCTGGCGAGCACGGTTGGGAACTCGTTCCGACGATCGCCTGCGGCGCGAGCCCGTCGGCGCACGTCACCAAGGACGCCTTCGAGCGCATCGTGAAGGTGATGGTCGACGGCATCGCGGCCGCCGGTCCGCTCGATGCCGTCTATCTCGATCTGCACGGCGCCATGGTGACCGAACATCTCGACGACGGCGAAGGCGAGATTCTTTCGCGCGTGCGCCGCGTCATCGGCAAGGATGTTCCGCTAGTCACGAGCCTCGATCTGCACGCCAACGTCACGCCCGAGATGATCGCGCATGCCGATGCGCTGATCGCCTACCGCACCTATCCGCATATCGACATGGCCGAGACCGGCCGCGCCTGCGCAAGACATCTCGCGTTGCTGCTAAATTCGAAGCAGCGCTTCGCGAAATCGTTCCGTCAATTGCCGTTCCTGATCCCGATCAGCTGGCAATGCACCAACGACCAGCCCACCAAGGGCATCTACGAAAAACTCGCCGCGCTGGAGAGCGACGCGGTTCCGACACTCTCCTTCGCGCCCGGCTTCCCCGCCGCCGACTTCCGCGATTGCGGACCGAGCGTGTTCGCCTATGCTGCGACGCAAGTCGACGCCGACCGCGCGGCCGACGCGATCGTCAAGCTGATCGAGAGCCACGAGGACGATTTCGACGGCAGGATCTGGTCGCCTGACGACGGCGTGCGTCATGCGATGGAGCTTTCCAGGAACGCAAGCAAGCCGATCATCATCGCCGACACCCAGGACAACCCCGGCGCCGGCGGCGATTCCGACACGACCGGCATGCTGCGAGCACTGGTGCGCAACAAGGCCAGCGCCGCGACGGGAGCGATCTACGATCCGGTCTCGGCCAAGGCGGCGCATGAGGCCGGCGTCGGTGCCACCGTGACGCTGTCGCTCGGCGGCAAGTCCGGTATCGCCGGTGACGAGCCCTATACCGAGACCTTCGTCGTCGAAAAGCTCTCCGACGGCCGCTTTATCGCGCCCGGCCCCTATTATGGCGGCCGCGCGATGGAGATGGGTCCCTCCGCGTGCCTGCGCATCGGCGACGTCCGCGTCGTCGTCTCCTCGCACAAGGCCCAGCTCGCCGACCAGGCGATGTACCGCTATGTCGGCATCGAGCCGACGCGCGAGAAGATCCTGGTCAACAAGAGCTCGGTGCACTTCCGCGCCGATTTCGAGCCGATCGCCGAGACGCTGATGATCTGCGCCGCGCCCGGCGCGATGCCCGCCGATACTGCCACCCTGCCCTGGACGCGCCTGCGGCCGGGCATCCGCATCAAGCCGAACGGCCCCGCTTTCACGCCTCCCTCACGCTAA
- a CDS encoding M20 aminoacylase family protein, with the protein MPTIDRIDGFADELTAIRRDLHAHPEIGFEEVRTSGIVADKLESWGIEVHRGLGGTGVIGVIKGKGTGGKRIGLRADMDALPMEENTNLKWSSKIPGRFHGCGHDGHTTMLLGTARYLAETRNFDGTVHLIFQPAEEGLGGARAMIKDGLFEKFPCDELYGLHNAPDLNHGEIAILPGPAMASADFFDLRITGYGAHGAMPERSKDAVIIATTLAQAIQTIVSRNVEPLQAAVISITQIHAGSAYNVIPGDAHLCGTIRTFSKEVRTLIAERIRTICAGIASAYQCVIDVDIRDTFDVLINQVEQSKVVEEVARTIVDPANVITRAQPKMGSEDFADMLQTIPGAYFWVGHDGSVPVHNPGFVLDDKILPIGASMFARIIETRMPVGGNA; encoded by the coding sequence ATGCCCACGATCGACCGTATCGACGGCTTTGCCGACGAACTCACCGCTATCCGCCGCGACCTCCACGCCCATCCCGAGATCGGCTTCGAGGAGGTGCGCACCTCCGGCATCGTCGCCGACAAGCTGGAGAGCTGGGGCATCGAGGTGCATCGCGGTCTCGGCGGCACCGGCGTGATCGGCGTCATCAAGGGCAAGGGCACGGGCGGCAAGCGCATCGGCCTGCGCGCCGACATGGACGCGCTGCCGATGGAGGAGAACACCAATCTGAAATGGAGCTCGAAAATTCCCGGCCGCTTCCACGGCTGCGGCCATGACGGCCACACCACCATGCTGCTCGGCACCGCGCGCTATCTCGCCGAGACCAGGAATTTCGACGGCACCGTGCATTTGATCTTCCAGCCGGCCGAGGAAGGCCTCGGCGGCGCCCGCGCCATGATCAAGGACGGCCTGTTCGAGAAATTCCCCTGCGACGAGCTCTACGGCCTGCACAACGCGCCCGACCTCAACCATGGCGAGATCGCGATCCTGCCCGGCCCGGCGATGGCCAGCGCCGACTTCTTCGACCTGCGAATCACCGGCTATGGCGCGCATGGCGCGATGCCCGAGCGCTCCAAGGACGCGGTGATCATCGCGACCACGCTGGCGCAGGCGATCCAGACCATCGTCAGCCGCAACGTCGAGCCGCTGCAGGCCGCCGTCATCTCGATCACCCAGATCCATGCCGGTTCCGCCTACAATGTCATCCCCGGCGACGCGCATCTGTGCGGCACTATCCGCACCTTCTCGAAAGAAGTCCGCACCCTGATCGCCGAACGCATTCGCACGATCTGCGCCGGCATCGCGAGCGCCTATCAATGCGTGATCGACGTTGACATCCGCGACACGTTCGACGTGCTGATCAACCAGGTCGAGCAGTCCAAGGTGGTCGAGGAGGTCGCGCGCACCATCGTCGATCCCGCCAACGTGATCACCCGCGCTCAGCCGAAGATGGGCAGCGAGGATTTTGCCGACATGCTGCAAACCATTCCCGGCGCCTATTTCTGGGTCGGGCATGACGGCTCGGTGCCGGTGCACAATCCCGGCTTCGTGCTCGACGACAAGATCCTGCCGATCGGCGCCAGCATGTTCGCCCGCATCATCGAGACCCGGATGCCGGTGGGTGGCAATGCATAA
- a CDS encoding amidase, which produces MHKKSVEEAVTSLHDLSAVDLIAGYRAKQFSPSEVLEDVLAHVAAWEPHLKALYAFDPDSAREAAKASTARWSGGEPSGALDGVPVTVKDNIATKGVPVPLGAASVKLVPAEKDAPPAARLREAGAIIFAKTTMPDYGMLSSGLSSFHALARNPWDLSKNPGGSSAGAGAAAAAGYGPLHLGTDIGGSVRLPAGWCGLVGLKPSFGRVPIDPAYVGRVAGPMTRTVDDCALMMSAIAKPDRRDGMSLPAEPLNWKGLEKSPRKLRIGLMLDPGVGLPLDKPVREIAVKAAKAFESAGAVVTEVDGILTREMLDGLDNFWRARMWDDLSRLTPAEQEKVLPYIFKWGESGARLSGLDVLRGFNQTMAIRAAAGKLFCELDYVISPTAPNVNYSAEWASPTNDPMKPFEHIAYTVPWNMSENPAISVNGGFDAKGFPIGVQIVGRRFDDTGVLGMAKAFEGLRGAQRPWPAPPAK; this is translated from the coding sequence ATGCATAAGAAGAGCGTCGAAGAGGCGGTTACCTCGCTGCACGATCTGTCCGCGGTCGATCTGATCGCGGGCTATCGTGCCAAGCAATTCTCGCCGAGCGAGGTGCTGGAGGACGTGCTCGCGCATGTCGCGGCGTGGGAGCCGCATCTGAAAGCGCTCTATGCATTCGATCCCGACAGCGCGCGTGAGGCCGCCAAGGCCTCGACCGCGCGCTGGTCCGGCGGCGAACCATCAGGCGCGCTCGACGGCGTGCCTGTCACGGTGAAGGACAACATCGCGACCAAGGGCGTGCCGGTGCCGCTGGGCGCCGCCAGCGTCAAGCTGGTGCCGGCCGAGAAGGACGCCCCGCCCGCCGCGCGGCTGCGCGAGGCCGGCGCGATCATCTTCGCCAAGACCACCATGCCCGATTACGGCATGCTGTCCTCGGGGCTCTCCAGCTTCCACGCGCTCGCGCGCAATCCGTGGGATCTCTCCAAGAACCCCGGCGGCTCCAGCGCGGGCGCAGGCGCGGCCGCTGCGGCCGGCTATGGCCCGCTACATCTCGGCACCGACATCGGCGGCTCGGTGCGCCTTCCCGCGGGCTGGTGTGGCCTCGTCGGATTGAAGCCAAGCTTCGGCCGCGTGCCGATCGACCCCGCCTATGTCGGCCGCGTCGCCGGGCCGATGACCCGCACGGTCGACGATTGCGCGCTGATGATGAGCGCGATCGCAAAGCCCGACCGGCGCGACGGCATGAGCCTGCCTGCCGAGCCGCTCAACTGGAAGGGCCTGGAGAAGTCGCCGCGCAAATTGCGCATCGGCCTGATGCTCGATCCCGGCGTCGGCCTGCCGCTGGACAAGCCGGTGCGCGAGATCGCGGTGAAGGCGGCGAAGGCGTTCGAATCCGCCGGCGCCGTCGTGACGGAGGTCGACGGCATCCTCACCCGCGAGATGCTCGACGGCCTCGACAATTTCTGGCGCGCGCGGATGTGGGACGATCTGTCCAGGCTGACGCCGGCCGAGCAGGAAAAGGTGCTGCCCTATATCTTCAAGTGGGGCGAGTCCGGAGCCAGGCTCTCGGGCCTCGACGTCCTCCGCGGCTTCAACCAGACCATGGCGATCCGCGCCGCGGCGGGAAAGCTGTTCTGCGAGCTCGACTATGTGATCTCGCCGACCGCGCCGAACGTGAACTATTCGGCGGAATGGGCCTCGCCGACCAACGATCCGATGAAGCCGTTCGAGCACATCGCCTATACCGTGCCGTGGAATATGTCAGAGAACCCGGCGATCTCCGTCAATGGCGGCTTCGACGCCAAGGGTTTTCCCATTGGCGTGCAGATCGTCGGCCGCCGCTTCGACGATACCGGCGTGCTCGGCATGGCCAAGGCATTCGAGGGCCTACGCGGCGCGCAGCGCCCCTGGCCGGCCCCGCCGGCGAAGTAG
- a CDS encoding crotonase/enoyl-CoA hydratase family protein encodes MAYETIKYEVAEQILTITLNRPDKLNAFNAQMQSELIDAFDAADKDDNVRAIIVTGAGRGFCAGADLSSGADTFDRDARRGPVKRLADGKVDYSDPQVRDGGGQVTLRIFKCLKPVIAAVNGPAVGIGVTMQLAMDIRIASDAARFGFVFSQRGIVPEAASSWFLPRIVGISQALEWCYSGRVFPAQEALAGRLVSKVVAPDDLLPTARALAKEFAAKTAPVSVALIRQMMWRMMGADDPMEAHKVDSRGIYARGRSEDVKEGVVSFLEKRPAQFKNKVSSDMPDYFPWWTEREYK; translated from the coding sequence ATGGCGTATGAGACGATCAAATACGAGGTCGCCGAGCAGATCCTCACCATCACGCTGAACCGGCCCGACAAGCTCAACGCCTTCAACGCGCAGATGCAGAGCGAGCTGATCGACGCGTTCGACGCCGCCGACAAGGACGACAATGTCCGCGCCATCATCGTCACCGGCGCCGGCCGCGGCTTTTGCGCGGGCGCCGACCTTTCCTCCGGCGCCGACACGTTCGACCGCGATGCGCGGCGCGGGCCGGTGAAGCGTCTCGCCGACGGCAAGGTCGATTACAGCGATCCGCAAGTGCGCGACGGCGGCGGCCAGGTGACCTTGCGCATCTTCAAGTGCCTCAAGCCCGTCATTGCCGCGGTGAACGGCCCGGCTGTTGGCATCGGCGTCACCATGCAGCTCGCGATGGACATCCGCATCGCCTCGGATGCCGCGCGGTTCGGCTTCGTGTTCTCCCAGCGCGGCATCGTGCCCGAGGCCGCCTCGAGCTGGTTCCTGCCGCGCATCGTCGGCATCTCGCAGGCGCTGGAATGGTGCTATTCCGGCCGCGTCTTCCCGGCGCAGGAAGCGCTTGCCGGGCGCCTCGTCAGCAAGGTTGTCGCGCCAGACGATCTGCTCCCCACAGCCCGCGCGCTCGCCAAGGAATTTGCGGCGAAGACCGCGCCGGTCTCGGTGGCGCTGATCCGCCAGATGATGTGGCGCATGATGGGCGCCGACGATCCGATGGAGGCCCACAAGGTCGACAGCCGCGGCATCTATGCCCGCGGCCGCTCGGAGGACGTGAAGGAAGGCGTGGTGTCGTTCCTGGAGAAGCGTCCGGCGCAGTTCAAGAACAAGGTGTCCAGCGACATGCCGGACTATTTCCCGTGGTGGACGGAGCGGGAGTACAAGTGA
- a CDS encoding NADPH:quinone oxidoreductase family protein: MVRAVICRELGAPETLRLEEFPSRALRPGEVRVAIRAAGLNFPDVLMAAGEYQLKPELPFTPGMEAAGDVTEVGAEASGVAVGDKVIVKMRHGAFTDEAVVTPAQLTPMPSTFDYAEAATYLAGHGTAYHALIDRGRVEPGEVLLVHGAGGGVGLAAVEIGKMLGAVVIATASSDEKLAIAKARGADHLVRYDREPFRDAVKRITDGRGADVVFDPVGGQVFEDSMRCIAWGARLLVIGFTGGIGSAKTNLLLIKGASVLGVRAGEAVRKNPALGEVRLKALLRWAEEGKLRPNVSHRLPLADYAKAMRLLLDRKAIGRVALVME, from the coding sequence ATGGTGCGCGCCGTCATCTGCCGCGAACTCGGGGCGCCCGAGACATTGCGGCTGGAAGAGTTTCCGTCGCGGGCTCTGAGGCCGGGCGAGGTCCGCGTCGCGATCCGCGCTGCCGGGCTGAATTTTCCCGACGTGCTGATGGCCGCGGGCGAGTATCAGCTCAAGCCGGAGCTGCCGTTCACGCCGGGCATGGAAGCCGCCGGCGATGTCACGGAGGTCGGCGCGGAGGCGAGCGGCGTTGCCGTTGGCGACAAGGTCATCGTCAAGATGCGCCATGGCGCATTCACGGATGAAGCGGTCGTCACGCCCGCGCAACTGACCCCGATGCCGTCGACGTTCGACTATGCGGAGGCCGCGACCTATCTCGCCGGCCACGGCACGGCCTATCATGCGCTGATCGATCGTGGCCGGGTCGAGCCGGGCGAGGTGCTGCTGGTGCATGGCGCCGGTGGCGGCGTCGGCCTTGCCGCCGTCGAGATCGGCAAGATGCTGGGTGCGGTCGTGATCGCGACCGCCTCCAGTGATGAGAAGCTGGCCATCGCAAAGGCGCGCGGCGCCGATCATCTCGTGCGCTATGACCGCGAGCCGTTCCGTGATGCCGTCAAGCGCATCACCGACGGCCGCGGTGCGGACGTCGTGTTCGATCCGGTCGGTGGCCAGGTGTTCGAGGATTCGATGCGCTGTATCGCCTGGGGCGCGCGGCTGCTCGTGATCGGCTTCACCGGCGGCATCGGCTCGGCCAAGACCAACCTCTTGCTGATCAAGGGCGCCAGCGTGCTGGGCGTGCGCGCCGGCGAAGCGGTGCGGAAAAATCCCGCGCTCGGCGAGGTGCGCCTGAAGGCGCTCTTGCGGTGGGCGGAGGAAGGCAAGCTGCGCCCCAACGTCTCGCACCGCCTGCCGCTGGCGGACTATGCCAAGGCCATGCGGCTGTTGCTCGACCGCAAGGCGATCGGGCGCGTCGCGCTGGTGATGGAGTAA
- a CDS encoding 2-hydroxychromene-2-carboxylate isomerase yields the protein MIEFFFDCSSPWTYLAFHNIQPLAKELGEEIVWRPILVGGIFNTVNPSVYAQREKPVPLKARYMKKDLEDWARSAGLAIKMPPTVFPVNSVKAMRGCIWLGKDMVPFATAVFETYWGADKDISQDAVLAEICRKVGIDEQKFFAGIAEQGIKDQLKANTEEVVARGGFGSPTIFVGKTDMYFGNDRLPLIREALKRRKASAA from the coding sequence ATGATCGAATTTTTCTTCGACTGTTCCAGCCCCTGGACTTATCTCGCCTTCCACAACATCCAGCCGCTCGCGAAAGAGCTCGGTGAGGAGATCGTCTGGCGGCCGATCCTGGTCGGCGGCATCTTCAACACCGTCAATCCGAGCGTCTATGCGCAGCGGGAGAAGCCGGTACCGCTGAAAGCGCGCTACATGAAGAAGGATCTCGAGGACTGGGCGCGTTCGGCCGGCCTTGCGATCAAGATGCCGCCGACGGTGTTTCCCGTGAACAGCGTCAAGGCGATGCGCGGCTGCATCTGGCTTGGCAAGGACATGGTGCCGTTCGCTACCGCCGTGTTCGAGACCTATTGGGGTGCGGACAAGGACATCTCGCAGGACGCAGTGCTGGCCGAAATCTGCAGGAAGGTGGGTATCGACGAGCAGAAGTTCTTCGCCGGCATCGCAGAGCAGGGCATCAAGGACCAGCTCAAGGCGAATACGGAAGAGGTCGTCGCGCGCGGCGGCTTCGGCTCGCCGACCATCTTCGTCGGCAAGACCGACATGTATTTCGGCAACGACCGCCTGCCGCTGATCCGCGAGGCGCTGAAGCGCCGCAAGGCGAGTGCAGCCTGA
- a CDS encoding glutathione S-transferase N-terminal domain-containing protein: MIDLYYAPTPNGWKVSIMLEELGLAYTVKPVNIRAGEQFSPEFLAISPNNRIPAIVDHAPADGGAPFSAFETGAILIYLAEKTGRFLPADLRGRSTTIQWVMWQMAGLGPMLGQHGHFALYAAEKIPYAIERYRDEAARLYGVLDRQLGKTGAYIAGNYSIADIACFPWTMTHKAQGFTLDDYPNVKRWYAEVRARPQVQAGLAIGKFVKEPFDEESRKIMFGQRAKEVLGRK, from the coding sequence ATGATCGACCTCTATTACGCGCCGACGCCGAATGGCTGGAAAGTCTCGATCATGCTGGAGGAGCTCGGGCTTGCCTACACGGTGAAGCCCGTCAACATCCGCGCTGGCGAGCAATTCAGCCCCGAATTTCTGGCGATCTCCCCGAACAATCGCATCCCTGCGATCGTCGACCACGCGCCCGCTGATGGCGGTGCCCCGTTCTCGGCATTCGAGACCGGCGCTATTCTGATCTACCTGGCGGAGAAGACCGGCCGGTTCCTGCCGGCGGACCTGCGCGGCCGCTCGACCACGATCCAATGGGTGATGTGGCAGATGGCTGGTCTCGGGCCGATGCTCGGGCAGCACGGTCATTTCGCGCTCTATGCGGCAGAGAAAATCCCCTATGCGATCGAGCGCTACCGCGACGAGGCGGCGCGGCTCTACGGCGTGCTCGACCGGCAGCTCGGCAAGACCGGCGCCTATATCGCCGGCAACTACTCAATCGCCGACATCGCCTGCTTTCCCTGGACCATGACCCACAAGGCGCAAGGCTTCACACTCGACGACTATCCGAACGTGAAGCGCTGGTATGCCGAGGTGCGTGCCCGGCCGCAGGTGCAGGCGGGCCTTGCGATCGGAAAATTCGTCAAGGAGCCGTTCGACGAGGAATCACGCAAGATCATGTTCGGCCAGCGTGCGAAGGAAGTGCTGGGCAGGAAATAG